catggcaggaggctggagcagctgagctccgagctcacttccaacctgagccatgctgtgacagaggagctgtggctgaattgaaaccagctgcaggcagaagacTTTCTTTGAGGGGTGTTGGTGTTTTTCCCTTGGAGCAATGAGGCAGAGCTCTGATCTGCTCTTGAACACCCTGCAGCTTTGTAGCGGTAGTTAGATGTGGTTTGAGGTCTCTGATGTCACCTGCTCCTTACCTGAACGCTGGGCTGGCACTCCTGGGAGAGAGCTCCCTCTggaccctgctcctgctgaaggcagcctggcgGTGCTCTCTGGGGCCGGCGCTGGGTTAGCTCTGCTGCCGAGcgccaggcaggctgcaggtaagggtgggggtgcagagctgctccttggaGCGCCGCTGCTGCGCGGTGCTGTGCCGCCGGAGCCGCAGCCAAGAGCCTTCGGGAGGACACCAAGTGCAGagtggctgtgtgctgccttCAGAGGGGCTCTCGGACTCCTTCCCACCGCCCCGGGTCACTCGTGCAACAgtgctcagggggctggaagggagtgCCAGGGGCTTTTGTTTGTACCTCTTACTGTGAGTGCTCCTCACTGAGGGggagtcctggcactgcctgctaaCCTAAAGCTCACTGACGTGGGTTTATATCAGGTACCTAAAcgttcacagcagcagctggaaaagcaatgCCGATGTTCTCACTGAAGCTCTGTGCTCATTGGAGCCCAGCACCAAAAGGAGCTGTGAACAGACCTGGATCTGTGGCTGCTGGGGACTTCACACAGATATGAATTGATGCCCTGAAAACTCTGCCTTGGTAGCATGAAATTGTTTCTTCCAGTGGTTGTGAGCCCCAGCAGGGCTTTATAGAatgggtcaggttggaagggacccattccaaccccctgccataggcagggacacctcccactagaacaggctgctcaagacctcatccagcctggccttgaacatctccacggacatccacagcctccctgggcaacctgtgccagtgtctgcttaccctcactgccaagaatttcttcctcatctccagtctacaTCTCCCATCCTGGCAGATTCTTGAGCTTCAAATAAATGAACTTTGGTAACTTTCTAACAAGTGTCATTGCAAGCTGCTGCTTGGGCACcatgcccagcctgcctgtgcccagcactgagcctgcTGGACTCCAGTTCTTCTCTGTGGCACAGATCTGGGGAGGTGCCTTACTCTTGTGCTCTCTGTGTGGTGTGACGCAGTGCCTTTGAGAACCCCCTGAGAGTGGTGgccagagcctgctgcagcagtagcAAAAATAGAGTCAAACCTTGCAGAGTCAGGATGGTAAGGGGGGTGGTTTCTGCgactctgctggcagagccagAGGAGCTGTTGCTCTGTGCACAGAAGGCCTTGCTCAGAGCACTGCCCTACTGCCCTGTGTGCGCTGCCGCCCTGGCCAGAGCCGCAAGGTGCCTGCCTGGCTTGCCCTTCTATGGCATACCCTGGGCACGGGGGCACCCTTTCCCGGCTGGCCTGGGCATGGGGcaccctttctttcccttctcactTGCCcatctgcacagctgcagcccttcagcacTGTTAGTCAGGTGCagtgggcagtgcccagcctggcCGTCTCCTGGCCATGGGCATTCCCAGCCTTGCCTGTCTGACCAAGCTCCGTGACTTCTTTCCCTGTGCCCAGGACTCCTACAGGAAGCAGGTGGTCATCGATGGGGAGACCTGCCTCTTGGATATCCTGGACACGGCGGGCCAGGAGGAGTACAGCGCCATGCGGGACCAGTACATGAGGACGGGAGAAGGCTTCCTCTGCGTGTTTGCTATCAACAACACAAAGTCCTTTGAAGATATTCACCATTACAGGTGTGTGCggtgccaggggcaggctgcCTTTTGgcccacagtcacagagtgacggggttggaagagccctccaagatccaGCCCCACcactgacccaacaccaccgtggctGCTAAACCccgtccccaggtgccatggccacagggtcctggggcacctccagagatggggactccaggacctccctgggcagcctgtgccaatgcctctCTTTGTAGAGAGCCAGACCGGTGGTCTTCAGccaaccaacccaacctgcaccccagccagcagggtgGTGCTTAGCAGGAGAGCTGAGCGTTGCAGGCGCTGAGCAGGATGcaggcagcttgcagcagagctgctgctgctggagtgcaCAGTGCATGCACAGCCAGAGCCACGCTGGGAAGTGTTCATTGCTTGGATTCCAGAGCTTTGAGTCTGCCTGTGCACACCTGTGACGTCCAACCTGTCTCTTTCTAGGGAACAAATCAAGAGAGTGAAGGACTCTGAAGATGTCCCCATGGTGCTCGTAGGAAACAAATGTGATTTGCCTTCCAGAACAGTAGACACAAAACAAGCTCAGGATTTAGCAAGGAGTTATGGAATTCCCTTCATTGAAACATCAGCAAAGACAAGACAGGTAAAgcttcacagctcagcagctaccagcagagctctcctctGAGGTCTCACCATGCTGCTTGCTCCAGAGATGAGATGCTACTCCAGAGCAGAGGTTCTTGGGGTGTCTGACAGCTCATTAATGAGTAGTTGTAACTTTATtagtggtttgctttggttgctgcagcccagtgaGACCCggcctgctcttcctcctcactctcagccagctgcagcatccTTAGCCATGGGGTGGGTTCTGGAGCACTTCCCAGAGGTGAAAGGCTTCTCTTCCTCAGCCAGGGGAATAGGAAAGCAGCTGATGGCTTCTGGTTGAAGTCTCTGCTGTTGATGACAGGAGGACTTCTTCTTTGAGGTGCTATTGGTGGGACATGCTTGGGGCAGCTCCTTGTAGCTGAACAGAAAATCTGGGCTGCTTTCAAAGTGGCCAGcagtggagagaggggatcctggccctcttcctgctctgcagagacctcacctgcagctctgggtCCAGCTATGGGACCCCAGCAcgagagagacatggacctgaaggagagggtccagaggccatgaaaatggtcAAGGAGATGGAGAACCTCTACTATGgacacaggctgagagttgtggctgctcagtctggagaagagaaggctgtaggcagacctcagagctgcatttcagtgtctgcaggggacctgcaggcaggctgggctaggactgctcagaagggcctgtgaggacagaccgagggcaatggtttggaactgaagcagagttaggttggacatcaaggaggaagttctgcacagtgagggcgAGGAGAggctggtacaggctgcccagggaggtggttgagaccacatcctggagacattgaaagtcagcctggatgtgtccctgtgcagcctgctctggctggtgtccctgctgcctgcagagaggttgggcaAGATGCCCTGGGAGGGTCCCCTCCAAGCCAGTGCAGTCTGTGGCTCTGAGCGGTAGGTCATAAGTCTTGTGTGAGATGTGCCCGCGTTGTTTTGCCAACTCTTCTAGGCCTTCAGAGCTGTTGGCTTGTGTCTCACGGGCAGAGATGAGCGAGCAGCCACAGGGTCCTGCCAGAGCTCCTCTCATGCTTTGCACAGTGTTACCCCAGGGTGCTGTGACgagcagctggagaggtggagctggcactgcccttcTGTGAGGGCAGTGCAGGGCGAGAGGAGCCCagcgcaggcagggctgtgagggcaGTGCGGGGTGAGAggagcccagggcagtgcagggctgtgcGGGGCGAGAGGAGCCCagcgcaggcagggctgtgagggcaGTGTGGGGTGAGAGGAGCCCagcgcaggcagggctgtgagggcaGTGTGGGGTGAGAGGAGCCCAgcgcaggcagggcagtgcagggctgtgcGGGGTGAGAGGAGCCGagcgcaggcagggctgtgagggcaGTGTGGGGTGAGAGGAGCCGAGCACAgacagggctgtgagggcaGTGTGGGGTGAGAGGAGCCCAGGGCTGTGAGGGCAGTGCGGGGCGAGAGGAGCCGAgcgcaggcagggcagtgagggcAGTGTGGGGTGAGAGGAGCCGAgcgcaggcagggcagtgagggcAGTGTGGGGTGAGAGGAGCCGAgcgcaggcagggcagtgagggcagtgtggggtgagaggagcccagggcagtgcagggctgtgcGGGGTGAGAGGAGCCGagcgcaggcagggctgtgagggcaGTGTGGGGTGAGAGGAGCCCAGGGCTGTGAGGGCAGTGCGGGGTGAGAGGAGCCGAgcgcaggcagggcagtgagggcAGTGTGGGGTGAGAGGAGCCGAgcgcaggcagggcagtgagggcAGTGTGGGGTGAGAGGAGCCGAgcgcaggcagggcagtgagggcAGTGCGGGGCGAGAggagcccagggcagtgcagggctgtgcGGGGCGAGAGGAGCcgagcacaggcagggctgtgagggcagtgtggggtgagaggagcccagggcagtgcagggcagtgtggggtgAGAGGAGCCGagcgcaggcagggctgtgagggcaGTGCGGGGTGAGAggagcccagggcagtgcagggctgtgcGGGGCGAGAGGAGCCGagcgcaggcagggctgtgagggcaGTGCGGGGTGAGAGGAGCcgagcacaggcagggctgtgagggcaGTGCGGGGTGAGAGGAGCCGAGCACAgacagggctgtgagggcaGTGCGGGGTGAGAGGAGCcgagcacaggcagggctgtgagggcaGTGCGGGGTGAGAggagcccagggcagtgcagggctgtgcGGGGCGAGAGGAGCCGagcgcaggcagggctgtgagggcaGTGCGGGGTGAGAGGAGCcgagcacaggcagggctgtgagggcaGTGCGGGGTGAGAGGAGCcgagcacaggcagggctgtgagggcaGTGCGGGGTGAGAggagcccagggcagtgcagggctgtgcGGGGCGAGAGGAGCTGagcgcaggcagggctgtgagggcaCTGCGGGGCTGAGCCgctccagcagcagtgttaGGGTcgagctgtgagctgcagcagctgagtggtgcagctgaGGTCTGTGCTCCgtgccaaggccagctgggctggggcctgcagcagcctgctctggtgggaggtgttctGCTCATgacaggggcttggagctggctgatctttagtgttccttccaacccaacccatggcATGAAAAGGCCTTGAAGAGCAGATGCCCACAATAGGTGACAGCCCTGTGAGTGTTCTGCCTGCAGCAAATGTGCAAAGCCAGCATCTGGCAGACTGTGTGGGGACCCCTGCACTGCCCCCAGGTGAAgctcagcacttccctggggTGTTTGTGTCTCTGTCGGGTGaagctcagctctgcactgcactgGGTGTCCTGGGTGCCGCAGCTGGCAGGCCTGAGGGCTGCAGTGCTTAAGGAGCTGTGTTTTGCACTGCAGAGAGTGGAGGATGCTTTTTATTCCCTGGTGCGAGAGATCCGCCAGGACAGAGTGAGGAAGctcagcacagaggagcagaccCCAGGGTGCCTGGCAGTTAGGAAGTGCCTTATAATGTGACAGGGTAAGTCTGGGAGGGGGCACAAGGTGAGCTGTGGGCATTAGCAGGGGAAGCTGCACAAATTACTCGCCAAATTAAACGTGATTGACAGGGGCTTGCAAATCAGACCTTGGACAGTTAATTGGGGACATAATTTGTGACATGGAAGCAATCAGTCCTGAAAAAGATTCTCAGGAACCTTTCTGCATCTGCtttgtcccttagcaccacatctgagTGGCTTCTcatgcctccagggaaggtgaccccagcacctctctgggcagcctgttcgaGTCCCTGACCActactgcagcaaagaaattcttcttcctctccagcctaaccctcccctggcacatttcaggccttttcatagaatcaaccaggctggaagagagctccaagctcatccactccaacctagcacccagccctggccaaccaaccagaccatggcactaagtgccccagccaggctttgcttcaacacctccagggatgatgactccaccacctccctgggcagcccattccaatgccaatcactctctctgccaacaacttcctcctgacatccagcctagacctgccctggcacagcttgaggctgtgtccctttttcttctcctcctatcTCCTGACCCTAGGGAGAAGATAATAAGCcctacctcactgcagcctgctttcagggagctgtagagagctgaatgggttgagttggaagggaccttcaagatcatctagttccaaaccccctgccatgggcagggacacctcccaccagcacaggctgctcaaggcctcatgcagcctggccttggatgcctccagggagggacatccacagcctccttgtgcagcctgtgccagagcctccctaccttcactctaaagaatttcttaccTTAAGTCTCAatccattgcccttggcctgtccccaTGGGCCTTTCTGAatagctcctccccagctttgtaggtccccttcagatactgaaacgcagctctgaggtctccctgtagccttctccaggctgagcagccccagctctgcccatggcagaggtgctccagcctctgatcctCTTGGTaggtgtgctgctggctttgggAGGTGAGCTGCCAAGGGCTGTGGCTGCACTTCAGCTGTCCATAGATGTTTTATGAGCTTGGATGTGGGAGTTGGGCTGAGTGCAGGTCACACTGCTTTAGAGAGGAGCTGCTCGGCAccctgctgtgggctgcattgctgcagcctcttccatCACCACTGGTGGCTGAGCAGATcagtcctgcccctgccctgctccactctgcttttgccctgctgcagttgtggcagcagcctgagaaaggagagggtatcgtggctgcagtgctgacaGCTGTCCCTCCTGGGTGCGCTGGCAGCAGGTGTCCCTCAGCTCAGCACGGCTGTGGTTGACACTCAGTGTCCCTctgtctgtccctgcaggtgtcccTCAGCTCAGCACGGCTGTGGTTGACACTCAGTGTCCC
The sequence above is drawn from the Pogoniulus pusillus isolate bPogPus1 chromosome 15, bPogPus1.pri, whole genome shotgun sequence genome and encodes:
- the KRAS gene encoding GTPase KRas, whose amino-acid sequence is MTEYKLVVVGAGGVGKSALTIQLIQNHFVDEYDPTIEDSYRKQVVIDGETCLLDILDTAGQEEYSAMRDQYMRTGEGFLCVFAINNTKSFEDIHHYREQIKRVKDSEDVPMVLVGNKCDLPSRTVDTKQAQDLARSYGIPFIETSAKTRQGVDDAFYTLVREIRKHKEKMSKDGKKKKKKTKTKCTVM